The Corallococcus exiguus genome includes a window with the following:
- a CDS encoding TonB-dependent receptor domain-containing protein, giving the protein MTFAKRSTPWHAAALVLCLCLSWPAQAQSPEADPGSARLGDTLDAGLPVTEENLTPGVAPRSMGAPWTEGDGPQDGGMGSVSKEADLQRTTDGGWAVEPGAAAAGTDGGPSLAAFVPPSLVRDSPAPYPPRLVGEGVAGTVKLELLVDEAGEVDSATLVDGVHPLLNEAALHAAPSLRFSPAMMEGQPVAVRLFFEYRFEAPVPMATNADGGVPMPQGPITLKGLVREKGNRRPLIGATLVSDAAPDSPVQTDENGRFEARFPTGGQAVRVFAPGHKPGLFREALKSTESLEVVYGLEPLVLNPYETVVRGDRERTEVSRITLHDAELREVPGTMGDPFRVVMLLPGVGSMLSGVAYPVVRGSQPASTGYFLDGIRIPILFHLFLGPAVIHPDFLDAIDFYPGSPPPQYGRLMGGAIDGRLTRPRDDRVHGSAYADFINAGFFIETPFKSTGTSVSLAGRYSYTPWIIALAANQLQDPPPPGRTNPKVVLDFWDYQARVEQDVGQGKLRLFAFGSSDTFGSEAQDDQGDTALQSVAFHRVDLRGRHPLGKGELEIGGTWGLDRFAVVSRGPDNGNEIYIDQDNFSGRLGYSVPWDERLLLRAGADLEHKRAIVDVLTVENGQEVEEDTVRVPVALATFTGAYAEGVWTPNDRWTVVPGLRLDSYHLSGGFDHKVIEPRLTVRHKLTDTVTLKGGAGIFHQPPTTLISLPVVDVGSLLLGLQEGVQLSTGVEWKAFDKWEVGLDVYVNPMLRTIELTPFSDEGLTDDIGDPGDPDVVEPPPGGGPPRQDGFRRVRARQIDVDRPPVSRDDWDIPDFTSHGLAYGLEVLIRYPLGNNWFGWLSYSLQRSTRRTTFYRYDSSGRAISEDSADLPFAFDQTHILNLVVSHKFSNNITLGGVLHFNSGRPEYGTLGSQTHREGVDSDGRPAWVQVDRDQVDRLPPFFRFDLRVSKAWAYETFTLEAYLDMLNVTLNTETLGFDYLGGGYSRQPLTKSAVGLPIALPIIGVKGRY; this is encoded by the coding sequence ATGACCTTCGCGAAGAGGAGCACCCCCTGGCACGCCGCCGCGCTGGTGCTTTGCCTGTGCCTGTCGTGGCCGGCTCAAGCCCAATCTCCTGAAGCGGACCCTGGCAGTGCCCGGCTGGGCGACACCCTGGACGCGGGCCTGCCCGTCACGGAGGAGAACCTCACCCCCGGCGTTGCCCCGCGGAGCATGGGCGCACCGTGGACGGAAGGGGACGGTCCCCAGGACGGGGGCATGGGCTCGGTCTCGAAGGAGGCGGACCTCCAGCGCACCACCGATGGCGGCTGGGCGGTGGAGCCCGGTGCGGCTGCTGCTGGCACGGACGGAGGCCCCTCGCTGGCGGCCTTCGTGCCGCCCTCGCTGGTGAGGGACTCGCCCGCGCCGTACCCGCCCCGGCTGGTGGGCGAGGGCGTGGCGGGCACGGTGAAGCTGGAGCTGCTGGTGGACGAGGCGGGCGAGGTGGACTCCGCCACGCTGGTGGACGGCGTGCACCCGCTGCTCAACGAGGCCGCGCTGCACGCGGCGCCGTCCCTGCGCTTCTCTCCCGCGATGATGGAGGGCCAGCCCGTCGCGGTGCGCCTGTTCTTCGAGTACCGCTTCGAGGCGCCCGTCCCGATGGCCACCAACGCGGACGGCGGCGTTCCCATGCCGCAGGGCCCCATCACCCTCAAGGGCCTGGTGCGGGAGAAGGGCAACCGCCGGCCGTTGATTGGGGCGACGCTGGTGTCGGACGCGGCGCCGGACTCGCCGGTGCAGACGGACGAGAACGGCCGCTTCGAGGCGCGCTTCCCCACGGGCGGTCAGGCGGTGCGCGTGTTCGCCCCCGGCCACAAGCCCGGCCTGTTCCGCGAGGCGCTGAAGTCCACCGAGTCGCTGGAGGTCGTCTACGGCCTGGAGCCGCTCGTGCTGAACCCCTACGAGACGGTGGTGCGCGGCGACCGTGAGCGCACGGAGGTGAGCCGCATCACGCTGCACGACGCGGAGCTGCGGGAAGTGCCCGGCACCATGGGCGACCCCTTCCGCGTGGTCATGCTGCTGCCGGGCGTGGGCAGCATGCTGTCCGGCGTGGCGTACCCGGTGGTGCGCGGCAGCCAGCCCGCGTCCACCGGCTACTTCCTGGACGGCATCCGCATCCCCATCCTCTTCCACCTGTTCCTGGGGCCCGCGGTCATCCACCCGGACTTCCTGGACGCCATCGACTTCTATCCGGGCTCGCCGCCGCCGCAGTACGGCCGGCTGATGGGCGGCGCCATCGACGGGCGCCTCACCCGGCCTCGCGACGACCGCGTGCACGGCAGCGCCTACGCGGACTTCATCAACGCGGGCTTCTTCATCGAGACGCCCTTCAAGTCCACCGGCACCAGCGTCAGCCTCGCGGGCCGCTATTCCTATACGCCGTGGATCATCGCGCTCGCGGCCAATCAGTTGCAGGACCCGCCGCCGCCGGGGCGCACCAACCCGAAGGTGGTGTTGGACTTCTGGGACTACCAGGCCCGCGTGGAGCAGGACGTGGGGCAGGGCAAGCTGCGGTTGTTTGCCTTTGGCTCGTCGGACACGTTCGGCTCGGAGGCGCAGGACGACCAGGGCGACACCGCGCTCCAGTCCGTTGCCTTCCACCGCGTGGACCTGCGCGGCCGCCACCCGCTGGGCAAGGGTGAGCTTGAGATTGGCGGGACGTGGGGCCTGGACCGCTTCGCTGTCGTGTCGCGCGGGCCGGACAACGGGAACGAAATCTACATCGACCAGGACAACTTCTCCGGGCGCCTGGGCTACAGCGTGCCATGGGATGAGCGGCTGCTGCTGCGCGCGGGCGCGGACCTGGAGCACAAGCGCGCCATCGTGGACGTGCTCACGGTGGAGAACGGCCAGGAGGTGGAGGAGGACACGGTGCGCGTGCCCGTGGCGCTGGCCACCTTCACCGGCGCGTACGCGGAAGGGGTGTGGACGCCCAATGACAGATGGACGGTGGTGCCCGGCCTGCGCCTGGACAGCTACCACCTGTCCGGCGGCTTCGACCACAAGGTCATCGAGCCGCGCCTCACCGTGCGCCACAAGCTCACCGACACCGTGACGCTCAAGGGCGGCGCAGGGATCTTCCACCAGCCGCCCACCACCCTCATCAGCCTGCCGGTGGTGGACGTGGGCAGTCTGTTGTTGGGGCTCCAGGAAGGCGTGCAGCTCTCCACGGGCGTGGAGTGGAAGGCCTTCGACAAGTGGGAGGTGGGGCTGGACGTCTATGTGAACCCCATGCTGCGCACCATCGAGCTCACGCCCTTCTCCGACGAGGGCCTGACGGACGACATCGGAGACCCGGGGGACCCGGACGTCGTTGAGCCTCCGCCCGGTGGGGGCCCGCCTCGCCAGGACGGCTTCCGCCGGGTGCGCGCGCGGCAGATCGACGTCGATAGACCGCCTGTCAGCCGGGACGACTGGGACATCCCGGACTTCACCAGCCATGGCCTGGCGTATGGGTTGGAGGTGCTCATCCGCTACCCGCTGGGGAACAACTGGTTCGGCTGGCTTTCGTACAGCCTCCAGCGCAGCACGCGGCGCACCACCTTCTATCGATATGACTCGTCAGGTCGGGCCATCTCCGAGGACTCCGCGGACCTGCCCTTCGCGTTCGACCAGACACACATCTTGAACCTGGTGGTCAGCCACAAGTTCTCCAACAACATCACCCTGGGAGGCGTGCTCCATTTCAACAGCGGACGCCCGGAGTACGGCACCCTGGGAAGCCAGACGCACCGCGAGGGCGTGGACTCAGACGGCCGCCCCGCGTGGGTGCAGGTGGATCGCGATCAGGTGGACCGGCTGCCGCCCTTCTTCCGCTTCGACCTGCGCGTCTCCAAGGCCTGGGCCTACGAGACGTTCACCCTGGAGGCCTATCTGGACATGCTCAACGTCACCCTCAACACGGAGACGCTGGGCTTCGACTACCTGGGCGGCGGCTACAGCCGGCAACCCCTGACCAAGAGTGCGGTGGGACTGCCCATTGCCCTGCCCATCATCGGCGTCAAGGGCCGGTACTGA
- a CDS encoding putative glycolipid-binding domain-containing protein — MTARTARPGGAPEGRCLQALTWRRLESPGTEHFELWESAEGPLLAGTVVLVGEGLPLLVRYTVACDPDWHTREARLAVHQGGTRRTLVLQVDDHQRWWRDGREVPELRGCVDVDLSVTPSTNTLPIRRLGLEPGQSRDVTAAWVRLPDLSLERLEQRYTRLSSTRYRYESAGGAFVAEVDTDATGLVTHYPDGWERVASTDG; from the coding sequence ATGACGGCGCGCACCGCCCGGCCCGGCGGAGCGCCCGAGGGCCGCTGCCTGCAAGCCCTGACCTGGCGACGCCTGGAGTCTCCCGGCACCGAGCACTTCGAGCTGTGGGAGTCCGCCGAAGGCCCGCTCCTCGCCGGCACCGTGGTGCTGGTGGGCGAGGGCCTTCCGCTGCTCGTGCGCTACACCGTGGCGTGCGACCCGGACTGGCACACGCGCGAGGCGCGGCTGGCCGTGCACCAGGGCGGCACGCGGCGCACGCTGGTGCTCCAGGTGGATGACCACCAGCGCTGGTGGCGAGACGGGCGCGAGGTGCCGGAGCTGCGCGGGTGCGTGGACGTGGACCTGAGCGTCACCCCCTCCACCAACACCCTGCCCATCCGCCGGCTGGGGCTGGAGCCGGGCCAGTCCCGGGACGTGACGGCCGCGTGGGTGCGGCTGCCGGACCTGTCCCTGGAGCGGCTGGAGCAGCGCTACACCCGGCTGTCCTCCACCCGCTACCGCTACGAGAGCGCGGGAGGCGCCTTCGTCGCCGAGGTGGACACCGACGCCACGGGGCTCGTCACGCACTACCCGGACGGCTGGGAGCGCGTCGCCTCGACGGACGGTTGA
- a CDS encoding metallophosphoesterase has translation MARVTTDVSSEEASSRRARRSAGAPGWRGVLSLLLGLGLPVALHVYIGLRLFTAPGWPAPWAAVGWGLLGLCFLVLLAGFRAARREATGFSRVIQWGAYLWLGAFGIFLTAVLASDVVGAALSLSGTVTDMHALARGRAAAVLGTVVPAVAFAFVTARGKARVERTTVALKDLGPGLEGLRVVQLSDVHVGPTLDGVWLQRVVDQVNALKPDIVAITGDLVDGSVEELRDQMTPLASLKASLGVYYVTGNHEFYHGARAWMAEVARLGITVLTNEHRVVERGGARLVVAGVTDHDAGHIDPPLESRPDLALAGAPPDVPRLLLAHQPRTALSLQGLRVDLQLSGHTHGGQIFPFMFFVKLQQPVVQGLATVAGTRVYTHRGTGYWGPPLRLGPAPEIASLTLVGAPRSDGDSSQA, from the coding sequence GTGGCGCGCGTGACGACGGACGTGTCCTCGGAAGAAGCTTCATCACGGCGGGCCCGGCGCTCGGCCGGGGCTCCGGGCTGGCGGGGGGTTCTGTCCCTCCTCCTGGGGTTGGGCCTGCCCGTCGCGCTGCACGTCTACATCGGCCTCCGCCTCTTCACCGCGCCTGGCTGGCCCGCTCCCTGGGCCGCCGTGGGCTGGGGACTGCTGGGCCTCTGCTTCCTCGTCCTGCTGGCGGGTTTCCGCGCTGCCCGCCGTGAGGCCACCGGCTTCTCCCGCGTCATCCAGTGGGGCGCGTACCTCTGGCTGGGCGCGTTCGGCATCTTCCTCACCGCCGTGCTGGCCTCGGACGTCGTCGGCGCCGCGCTGTCCCTGTCCGGCACCGTCACGGACATGCACGCGCTCGCCCGGGGCCGCGCGGCCGCCGTGCTGGGCACCGTCGTGCCCGCCGTGGCCTTCGCCTTCGTCACCGCGCGCGGCAAGGCCCGCGTGGAGCGCACCACCGTGGCCCTCAAGGACCTGGGTCCGGGCCTGGAGGGCTTGCGCGTCGTGCAGCTGTCCGACGTGCACGTGGGGCCCACCCTGGACGGCGTGTGGCTCCAGCGCGTGGTGGATCAGGTCAACGCCCTGAAGCCGGACATCGTCGCCATCACCGGCGACCTGGTGGACGGCTCCGTGGAGGAGCTGCGCGACCAGATGACGCCGCTCGCGTCCCTCAAGGCCTCGCTGGGCGTCTACTACGTCACCGGAAACCACGAGTTCTACCACGGCGCCCGCGCCTGGATGGCCGAGGTCGCCCGGCTGGGCATCACCGTCCTCACCAACGAACACCGCGTGGTGGAGCGCGGCGGCGCCCGGCTCGTCGTCGCCGGTGTCACCGACCACGACGCCGGCCACATCGACCCGCCCCTGGAGAGCCGCCCCGACCTCGCGCTCGCCGGCGCCCCGCCGGACGTGCCCCGCCTGCTGCTGGCCCACCAGCCCCGCACCGCCCTGTCCCTGCAGGGCCTGCGCGTGGACCTCCAGCTGTCCGGCCACACCCACGGCGGGCAGATCTTCCCCTTCATGTTCTTCGTGAAGCTCCAGCAGCCCGTCGTCCAGGGCCTGGCCACCGTCGCCGGGACCCGGGTCTATACGCACCGCGGCACGGGCTACTGGGGCCCCCCCTTGCGCCTGGGCCCCGCCCCGGAGATCGCATCCCTCACCCTGGTAGGAGCTCCCCGTTCTGACGGTGATTCAAGCCAAGCTTGA
- the agmC gene encoding adventurous gliding motility protein AgmC: MRITLALIVGLLLAQVARAEPDSFDLGTGRDGLLNLVAGQGLALDAHAPLGKSVAAGGQELVVSGLKLSAGDLVMIHESTGLSSAADVGNTKPVTLTGTVSLGRWELARLEKVSSSTPALLTLTAPLRYAYATGRAQVVRVAEYSDVIIPEGARLTVSPWNGKSGGILAMLVSGKVANEGRIDADGLGYLGGVFRTDAAGLVGCTELELEHGKGGSARGEGVAGTVSRTGIATGRGNLANGGGGGNCTAAGGGGGGHGGVGGIGGRTASADGARDQGGLGGAALSYSVFERFTFGGGGGAGQGSDAAGSNGAAGGGIVFIRSTAFEGKGIYSASGSTAGASSGNDGAGGGGAGGAVVLRAVDIVNCGGVEARGGAGGNTQLDKQPFGPGGGGAGGRILLEGKTLACVPNASAGSAGVSAYPGAGSYGAGPATTTSDAGTPDGGSGTSTGTVQEVSQPFQVPVTPVITAPEAGEASTTTRPRFEGTAGTNGPVVHIVVDGREIGAAVPGADGRFTYDPTTPLSAGAHDVIAWAESLGVASKPSTPVRFSTPAVVLADGGVVQMAVLVVPSNGDTVGRTPLFAGTALNGASVGVVIDDGPDNIVPLDLLGRFRYQVPDSAPLSVGAHKVTVHSHNEAGDDGPYSDVVGFEVVVAGSDGGTDGGSDAGPVDPATPMVLVPEEGSTVDPTFMFVGVALPGTSVRLELDGTALATATADDEGVFRHVLTADKALATGAHKVVAQVVTPQGEAGLRSPEVGFQVRGPTDLDVGCGCGSAPAGMISLWALVGLGALVRRRRARS, translated from the coding sequence ATGCGCATCACGCTGGCTCTCATCGTTGGATTGCTCCTGGCGCAGGTCGCTCGCGCGGAGCCGGATTCCTTTGACCTGGGCACCGGACGCGACGGCTTGCTCAACCTCGTCGCGGGACAGGGCCTCGCCCTGGACGCGCACGCACCGCTGGGGAAGAGCGTCGCGGCGGGGGGCCAGGAGCTGGTCGTGTCCGGCCTCAAACTCTCCGCCGGCGACCTGGTGATGATCCACGAGAGCACCGGCCTGTCCTCCGCGGCGGACGTGGGCAACACGAAGCCCGTGACGCTGACGGGGACGGTCTCGCTGGGGCGCTGGGAGCTGGCGCGGTTGGAGAAGGTGTCGTCCTCCACGCCCGCCCTCCTCACGCTGACCGCGCCGCTGCGCTACGCGTACGCCACGGGGCGTGCCCAGGTGGTGCGCGTGGCCGAGTACTCCGACGTCATCATCCCGGAGGGCGCGCGGCTCACCGTGTCGCCGTGGAACGGCAAGTCCGGCGGCATCCTCGCGATGCTGGTGAGTGGGAAGGTCGCCAACGAAGGCCGCATCGACGCGGATGGACTGGGCTACCTGGGCGGCGTCTTCCGGACCGACGCCGCGGGGCTGGTGGGCTGCACGGAGCTGGAGCTGGAGCATGGCAAGGGCGGATCCGCGCGCGGCGAGGGCGTGGCGGGCACGGTGTCCCGGACCGGCATCGCCACCGGGCGCGGCAACCTGGCCAACGGCGGTGGCGGCGGCAACTGCACGGCGGCCGGCGGCGGCGGTGGCGGGCACGGCGGCGTGGGCGGCATCGGTGGGCGCACGGCTTCCGCGGACGGCGCGCGCGACCAGGGCGGGTTGGGCGGCGCGGCGCTGAGCTACTCCGTGTTCGAGCGCTTCACGTTCGGCGGTGGCGGTGGCGCGGGGCAGGGCTCCGACGCGGCCGGCTCCAACGGCGCAGCGGGCGGCGGCATTGTGTTCATCCGCTCCACGGCGTTCGAGGGCAAGGGCATCTACAGCGCCTCGGGTTCGACCGCGGGGGCTTCGTCGGGCAACGACGGCGCGGGCGGTGGCGGCGCGGGCGGCGCGGTGGTGCTGCGCGCGGTGGACATCGTGAACTGCGGCGGGGTCGAGGCGCGGGGCGGCGCGGGCGGCAACACCCAGTTGGACAAGCAGCCCTTCGGGCCGGGCGGTGGTGGCGCCGGGGGCCGCATCCTGCTCGAGGGCAAGACCCTCGCGTGCGTGCCCAACGCGAGCGCGGGCAGCGCGGGCGTGTCCGCCTACCCGGGCGCGGGTTCGTACGGCGCGGGGCCGGCCACCACGACGTCGGATGCCGGCACTCCGGACGGGGGCTCGGGCACGTCCACGGGGACGGTGCAGGAGGTGTCCCAGCCCTTCCAGGTCCCCGTCACGCCCGTCATCACGGCGCCGGAGGCGGGCGAGGCGTCCACCACCACGCGCCCTCGCTTCGAAGGGACCGCGGGCACGAACGGGCCAGTCGTCCACATCGTCGTGGATGGGCGGGAGATTGGCGCGGCGGTGCCGGGGGCGGACGGCCGCTTCACCTACGACCCCACCACGCCACTGAGCGCGGGCGCGCATGACGTCATCGCTTGGGCGGAGTCGCTGGGCGTGGCGAGCAAGCCCTCCACGCCGGTGCGCTTCTCCACGCCCGCGGTGGTGCTCGCGGACGGTGGCGTCGTGCAGATGGCCGTGCTGGTGGTGCCCTCGAATGGGGACACGGTGGGGCGCACGCCGCTGTTCGCCGGCACCGCGCTCAATGGCGCCAGCGTGGGTGTGGTCATCGACGACGGGCCGGACAACATCGTGCCGTTGGACCTGTTGGGGCGCTTCCGCTACCAGGTGCCGGACTCCGCGCCGCTGAGCGTGGGCGCGCACAAGGTCACGGTGCACTCGCACAACGAGGCGGGCGATGACGGGCCGTACTCCGACGTCGTGGGCTTCGAGGTGGTGGTGGCCGGCTCGGACGGCGGAACGGATGGCGGCTCCGACGCGGGCCCGGTGGATCCTGCGACGCCCATGGTGCTCGTGCCCGAGGAGGGCTCGACGGTGGATCCGACCTTCATGTTCGTGGGCGTGGCGCTGCCCGGCACGTCCGTGCGGTTGGAGCTGGACGGCACGGCGCTCGCGACCGCCACCGCGGATGACGAAGGTGTCTTCCGCCACGTGCTGACGGCGGACAAGGCGCTCGCGACGGGGGCGCACAAGGTCGTCGCCCAGGTCGTGACGCCGCAGGGCGAGGCGGGGCTGCGTTCACCGGAGGTGGGCTTCCAGGTGCGAGGCCCCACCGACCTGGACGTGGGCTGCGGCTGCGGCTCGGCGCCCGCGGGGATGATCAGCCTCTGGGCGCTGGTGGGCCTGGGCGCCCTGGTGCGCCGCCGCCGGGCGCGGAGCTGA
- a CDS encoding DUF4157 domain-containing protein — protein MGSPTSLNPQAVRDSRRGDAPRLAPLTARVADAGHGLFTGIAGASAGAARSAYLALMLFASGMARCATGRSRDGLPQLKRCLFRVAQVPVDLVLMLGGRVLSAVQVVTGLEPVGRRLTDAEVDRLRPIFGDSLDYRCVRVKEGALGLLGLPGRAFAHGDVLFIPPGYGAVGFRLLVHELTHVWQHQHGGTGYLSGSLAAQYLGDGYDWRKAVGHRRWAELNPEQQAQFIEDAADAQLIPHVGRPTPQQRLRGWSDAALCLLDEALDCLYAGRGAP, from the coding sequence TTGGGGTCTCCCACCTCGCTCAATCCGCAAGCAGTCCGTGACTCCCGCCGTGGTGACGCTCCCCGCCTGGCGCCGTTGACGGCGCGGGTGGCGGACGCGGGCCACGGTTTGTTCACCGGTATCGCCGGGGCGTCCGCGGGCGCCGCGCGCAGCGCGTACCTGGCGCTGATGCTCTTCGCCAGCGGCATGGCCCGCTGCGCGACGGGGCGCTCCCGCGACGGGCTGCCGCAGCTCAAGCGCTGCCTGTTCCGCGTGGCGCAGGTGCCGGTGGACCTGGTGCTGATGCTGGGCGGGCGCGTGCTGTCCGCCGTGCAGGTGGTGACGGGCCTGGAGCCCGTGGGCCGCCGGCTGACGGACGCGGAGGTGGACCGGCTGCGTCCCATCTTCGGCGACAGCCTGGACTACCGCTGCGTGCGCGTGAAGGAAGGCGCCCTGGGCCTCTTGGGCCTGCCGGGCCGCGCGTTCGCTCATGGGGATGTCCTCTTCATCCCGCCCGGCTACGGCGCGGTGGGCTTCCGGCTGCTGGTGCACGAGCTCACGCACGTGTGGCAGCACCAGCACGGCGGCACGGGCTACCTGAGCGGTTCGCTCGCCGCGCAATACCTGGGTGACGGCTACGACTGGCGCAAGGCCGTGGGTCACCGGCGCTGGGCGGAGCTCAACCCGGAGCAGCAGGCGCAGTTCATCGAGGACGCCGCCGACGCGCAGCTCATCCCCCACGTGGGCCGCCCCACGCCCCAGCAGCGGCTGCGCGGCTGGAGCGACGCCGCCCTGTGCCTGTTGGACGAGGCCCTGGACTGCCTCTACGCCGGACGTGGCGCGCCGTGA
- a CDS encoding PAS domain-containing sensor histidine kinase, producing the protein MAPAWELPADSETPCILLEPLHGETGEALDFRWTSMNVPAEGWVRSLELGRHVSLWTREGAALFDVATFVRVLMRGVPHVGLLPGDPAGRRYVVVRHGEGLALWLLPRDEGQAADAHQAERERAARQEVEAALARAEQTVSALREAEERYRLATRATHDVLWDWHFATDHVRWDPGTGNAFGHATSILEHKLGWWGERVHDDDRDRVVDRLVEFVASTGDVWSEEYRFLRADGSWAHVLDRGVLARDDEGRPVRMIGSMMDVTERTRQMETMVEEARFRERFIGILGHDLRNPLNAIVLSARAQKRRGPLECTPEQHRQHAQRIESSATRMGNMIADLLDLTRARLAGGIPLRKGPTDLGAVCQQVVDELSAAYPDRAVAVDVDGKAEGEWDSERLAQVLSNLVGNALEHGSPDAPVFLRCWAKGEHQVLEVQNPGSPIPEELRERLFDPFHQGEGEREQGGRRNSGLGLGLFIVKEIVLAHGGTVEVTSTQKEGTTFTVRLPRPPRPKAKAKAGRSRTRTA; encoded by the coding sequence ATGGCTCCGGCATGGGAACTGCCCGCTGACAGCGAGACGCCCTGCATCCTCCTCGAGCCGCTGCACGGGGAGACAGGCGAAGCGCTCGACTTCCGCTGGACGTCCATGAACGTCCCGGCGGAGGGCTGGGTGCGCTCCCTGGAGCTGGGCCGTCACGTGTCCCTGTGGACGCGGGAGGGCGCCGCGCTGTTCGACGTGGCGACGTTCGTGCGCGTGCTGATGCGCGGTGTTCCGCATGTGGGCCTGCTGCCGGGCGACCCGGCGGGGCGGCGGTACGTGGTGGTGCGGCACGGAGAGGGATTGGCGCTGTGGCTGTTGCCTCGCGACGAGGGCCAGGCGGCGGACGCGCATCAGGCGGAGCGGGAGCGGGCGGCGCGGCAGGAGGTGGAGGCCGCGCTGGCCAGGGCGGAGCAGACGGTGAGCGCGCTGCGCGAGGCGGAGGAGCGCTACCGGCTGGCGACGCGCGCCACGCACGACGTGCTGTGGGACTGGCACTTCGCCACGGACCACGTGCGGTGGGACCCGGGCACGGGGAACGCGTTCGGCCACGCCACGTCCATCCTGGAGCACAAGCTGGGCTGGTGGGGCGAGCGCGTGCACGACGACGATCGGGACCGGGTGGTGGACCGGCTGGTGGAGTTCGTCGCGTCCACGGGCGACGTCTGGAGCGAGGAGTACCGCTTCCTGCGCGCGGACGGCAGCTGGGCGCATGTCCTGGACCGGGGCGTGCTGGCGCGCGACGACGAGGGGCGCCCGGTGCGGATGATCGGCTCCATGATGGACGTCACCGAGCGCACCCGCCAGATGGAGACGATGGTGGAGGAGGCGCGCTTCCGCGAGCGCTTCATCGGCATCCTGGGACACGACCTGCGCAACCCGCTCAACGCCATCGTGCTGTCGGCGCGGGCGCAGAAGCGCCGGGGGCCGCTGGAGTGCACGCCGGAGCAGCACCGGCAGCATGCGCAGCGGATTGAGTCCTCCGCGACGCGCATGGGGAACATGATCGCGGACCTGCTGGATTTGACGCGCGCCCGGCTGGCCGGCGGCATCCCACTGCGCAAGGGCCCCACGGACCTGGGGGCGGTGTGTCAGCAGGTGGTGGACGAATTGTCCGCGGCGTACCCGGACCGCGCGGTGGCGGTGGATGTGGATGGCAAGGCGGAAGGGGAGTGGGACTCGGAGCGGCTGGCGCAGGTGCTCTCCAACCTGGTGGGCAACGCGCTGGAGCACGGCAGTCCGGACGCGCCGGTGTTCCTGCGCTGCTGGGCGAAGGGCGAGCACCAGGTGCTGGAGGTGCAGAACCCCGGCTCGCCCATCCCGGAGGAGCTGCGTGAGCGGCTGTTTGATCCGTTCCACCAGGGCGAGGGCGAGCGTGAGCAGGGCGGCCGGCGCAACAGCGGGCTGGGGCTGGGGTTGTTCATCGTGAAGGAGATTGTCCTGGCCCACGGGGGGACGGTGGAGGTGACGTCGACCCAGAAGGAGGGGACGACATTCACGGTGCGGCTGCCTCGGCCGCCGCGCCCGAAGGCGAAGGCGAAGGCCGGCCGGAGCCGGACGCGGACTGCCTGA
- a CDS encoding DUSAM domain-containing protein codes for MTARPDWDAIRDLSRRVLREGAPLALTQDVRALILRTADEVGIDSASEALRTDAGALTLLRECARRITDGSNRLMDALHRMFRYQDAGDYERARQEMRDVLSVEVVPYYREAAQGQLDDMADAP; via the coding sequence ATGACCGCCCGACCCGATTGGGACGCGATACGGGACCTGTCGCGTCGTGTGCTGCGAGAGGGAGCACCCCTGGCCCTCACGCAGGACGTGCGCGCGCTCATCCTCCGCACCGCTGACGAAGTCGGCATCGACAGCGCCTCCGAAGCCCTCCGGACCGATGCCGGTGCGCTCACGCTCCTGCGCGAGTGCGCCCGCCGCATCACGGACGGATCCAACAGACTCATGGATGCGCTGCACCGGATGTTCCGGTACCAGGACGCGGGCGATTACGAGCGAGCGCGCCAGGAGATGCGCGACGTGCTCTCTGTCGAAGTCGTCCCCTACTACCGCGAGGCAGCACAGGGACAGCTCGACGACATGGCCGACGCGCCGTGA
- a CDS encoding helix-turn-helix transcriptional regulator produces the protein MAPASAAALSRRQLERKLAVSVGAAARAARLRAGLTQADVADRVGIASEVYGRLERGKMMPSVPTLFRLCLALQLSADASLGLALAAAAGAGLWEEDSTDKDDLPEMRRLLRAVRRLPRPQLKLMSLVASAILPTRR, from the coding sequence GTGGCGCCCGCGTCGGCGGCGGCGCTGTCGCGGCGGCAGTTGGAGCGCAAGCTGGCGGTCAGTGTGGGGGCGGCGGCCCGGGCCGCGCGGCTGCGGGCTGGCCTCACGCAGGCGGACGTAGCGGATCGCGTCGGCATCGCGTCGGAGGTCTACGGCCGGCTGGAGCGGGGCAAGATGATGCCCAGCGTCCCCACGCTGTTCCGCCTGTGCCTGGCGCTGCAGCTGTCCGCGGACGCGTCCCTGGGGCTGGCCCTGGCGGCGGCGGCGGGCGCGGGGCTGTGGGAGGAGGACTCCACGGACAAGGACGACCTGCCGGAGATGCGCCGCCTGCTCCGCGCGGTGCGACGGCTGCCGCGCCCCCAGCTCAAGCTGATGAGCCTGGTGGCCAGCGCCATCCTGCCCACGCGCCGCTAA